The genomic interval TTCTTTGCCTGTTGGATTAAAGGAAATGAGGTAAATAAATAACTCTGTTTATCTTTTACTAAAGCCTGTATATGTAGCTTACAGACTAATAGGATACAGAactgatagatacatacatacatatgtatatatgtatatacatacatgcaaagTAAATAAGTAGAATAACTACAAAGTCTTGAAATTGTGATGAAGAAAAACATGCAGAGATAGAGAATGATACTGGGGGATTAAGAAGTAGTCAGGgatcagatgcagtggctcaggcttgtaatctcagtgctttgagaggttgaggtgggaggactgcttgagccaaggagttcgagaccatcctggacaacatagtgagatctcttgtggtcccagctactcgggaggctgaagtgagaggatcatttgagccccagaggtcaagaGTGCAATgatccaagatcatgctactgcactccagccttggtgatagaGAAAgacctcccaaaaaaaaaaaaaaaatagtggtcaGAGAAGACCTCTTTGCAGGGCTGAAATTTGAGATGAAACCTGAAGAAATAGAGTTATGGGAAGAGCAAAAGAATGGTCCACATCCAAACAGAGGGAAGAGCATGTGCAGAAGTCTTGAGGCACATATGTTTAACtgaaagaaggccagtgtggctacGACAAAGTCTGACCTGGCCACCTGGCCTGGGAGCCATGGTGCAGACCTGACCATCATTTTGGGCACcatcattttgattctgacatAGCACCCTCATTAGCAGAGGCAGCTGAATGCTGCCATCCTAGATGGGGTCTTCACATGCTCAGCATAAGCCACCTCAGCCCATCCCAGCACGCACCTAAACCAACCAGCTTAGATGTAACCTGCAGCACCAGAGACTTTGCTCTCCTCAAATCAACTAGAGATACCGCTGcccctgacttttttttaatttttattttttggctttaaaAGACCCACTTCTCCTCTTGTCCAACCTTCTCACCCAGAGCTGAGACTCTATTCTAACATGTGTGCCTTACTGGACAGGAAAATTTTTCCACATTGTGctcattcttttgcttttatcCATTGTTTTTATCTTTGAATAGGAGTTAGGTAAAAAGCAGTATAGATGCATTGGGAaggtagaggaagaaaaaaattattattttctcaacCCTCAGAAATTTTTAGTTGAAATGGTCCCTGCAACAAAAgactaacaagagaaaagcaaatagaaGTTTGTCAACATGCATACTTCATGTATACATGGGGGATACCCAGACTATGAGTAATTTCTCAAAGAGATGGCTTTAAATTACATAGCGTCTTCAATAAAGATCAGTACATTTTTGGAAAAGTGGCAAGTCAGAAGAAAAAGACTGATTTTCTAGGGGTGGCCACTTGTGAGAAGTCAAACAAATGGCAGCTAAAGGCTGGTTAGTAAAGCTTGCTAACTGTAGACTCTCCTGGTGCTATCTCCAGGCCCAAAATGGGTCTAAAGTAGTCTTCAGTAGTTAACCTGTGTTATCCCTGGTAGAAGGAAGAGGTAGGGCGATATCTTTTTTCTTCGTAAATCTGTGTCCTGCTTTTAGGCAAGAGAGGAAGGGCAGAGAGCTTTTCTGCATCTGCTTCTTAAGTGCCTTCAGCTCAACAAAATTCTTATAACAAAgaggtatattttattttggtgTGGTATATTCTGGTCTTCCACAGAGTCAAAGAACATAGCCATGGAAAGAAGTTTGGAATTCATCTTAAGTATAAAGTCAGATTACTAAAGGGCATTAAGTAGGGGGAGTGATAAATCCTATTCaaattttgaaatgattattcTCACTGCTatgcaaacaaatgaataaacaaaaaatgctTGAAGATGGGTAAGAGTGACAGGTCAAGGAccagaggggaagagggaggtaTCCGGGTGTTGGAGTGGGTGTTTGTTAAATTGATGCAAGATCAACTTGTCAAATTAATAGAATCATGCTAACAATAAATGTTGGCAATTACAATTGATGacaagaaaaatcaatatttattgagtgcaagCTGCCTTATGTTTTCTCCATCAAATTTACACAAACTTATAAGTGTGTTAGaatgagctctttttttttatcCAAAATGTGTTTATTGAGATGATTTCCCACTCATCTTGATTCAGAGTGCTGTTAGCGCTGCATCCTCCTGAAGGAACATCCTTCTGTAAATCTTGCTTTTCCTCCTGTAGGCAAGCAGAGGACAGTGGAGCAGCCAACACACAAAACTACCATTTGTGCATAGCTAAAGACCGTGGTGATTTTATAGCGTCCTGGGCATTTCACATCCCTAAAATAGGAACTGGGGCTCTGCACCAGGCATTTCTTCTTGtgtttcctcttctcctcttctggagagggaggaaagagataTTTTGCAAGAGGCATGTTCTCGTGGGTAGGTCATCACCGCCAGAAAGGTAGAAGGACTCatttaacagttaaaaaaaatttaactcagACAGTTTGGCTAAAGTCACACCGCAATTAGCTGAGATTCAAACCAGACAGTAAGATTACTAAGCTGG from Pongo abelii isolate AG06213 chromosome 11, NHGRI_mPonAbe1-v2.0_pri, whole genome shotgun sequence carries:
- the LOC112132403 gene encoding small ribosomal subunit protein eS27-like, whose product is MPLAKYLFPPSPEEEKRKHKKKCLVQSPSSYFRDVKCPGRYKITTVFSYAQMVVLCVGCSTVLCLPTGGKARFTEGCSFRRMQR